The genome window GTCCTCCCTTATTTCTATACATGATCTTGGAGGACGTTAGACAAAGGTTAAGTGAGCGTTACAATAATGTCATAATTCAAGTAGTTGATCATCACGATGCAGAGAAGTTAACCAGTTGTATAAATAGTGGAAAAAGATTTGAGGAGTGTTATAAGGATGAAGTTGAGGGAAATAGTTATATGAAGATAAGAGAGAGGTTTAGAATGAAAAGAGAGCGAGGTGATAAATTAAGTAGCCTAGCATTAAGTATAAATGGCGAGTTTTGCAAACTGATATATGAGGCTAAAAGAAAATGAAAGCGGTAAGAATTCACGAATATAATAAACCTTTATCTTTAGATGAGGTTCCTAAACCTAAGATTTCTGGACCATATGATATAATAGTAAGAATTAAGGGTGCTGGTGTCTGTAGAACTGACTTACACATTATTGAAGGGGTATGGAAAGATGTGATAAATCCTAAGTTACCATTTACCATTGGCCATGAAAACGTTGGTGTAATAGAGGAAAAGGGTAATGCTGTAGACTGGTTAGATATAGGAGATCAAGTAATATTACATCCCTACATTACTTGTAGACATTGTAGAGCGTGTAGATCTGGAAACGACATGCATTGTCCATATGGGAAGTTCCCAGGATTAGATGGTACTGATGGTGGTTATGCAGAGTATTTGAAAACGTCGGCTTTCTCTGCAATAAAGATCCCCAAAGGGGTTGATATAATACCAATGGCACCTTTAGCTGATGCTGGAATAACAGCATATCACGCTGTAAAGAAGATTGCCCCATACCTCTACCCTGGGAGCATTGTGGCTGTTATTGGTGTTGGTGGACTAGGTCATATTGGTATTCAAGCCCTTAAGGCGATCACCCCGGCTAGAGTTATTGCTATAGATATAAATGAGGAGAAGATTAAGCTGGCTAAGGAATTAGGAGCTGATGAAGTAATAATTGCGGGAAAAGATGGTGGTATTAGCGACATATTGAAATTAACTGATAACGTGGGGGTAGATGTTGTTATAGATTTCGTTGGTGAGCACTCAACTCCTCAAAATGCCTTAAGGATGATAAGGAAGGGAGGAATATACTCAATTGTTGGCTATGGTGGTGAATTTAGAAATACTACATTAGATTTT of Sulfolobus sp. E5-1-F contains these proteins:
- a CDS encoding metal-sulfur cluster assembly factor — encoded protein: MLEDVIDPETNYSIIEMGFIRKIEEIEEGKIKITLSPPTFWCPPLFLYMILEDVRQRLSERYNNVIIQVVDHHDAEKLTSCINSGKRFEECYKDEVEGNSYMKIRERFRMKRERGDKLSSLALSINGEFCKLIYEAKRK
- a CDS encoding NAD(P)-dependent alcohol dehydrogenase gives rise to the protein MKAVRIHEYNKPLSLDEVPKPKISGPYDIIVRIKGAGVCRTDLHIIEGVWKDVINPKLPFTIGHENVGVIEEKGNAVDWLDIGDQVILHPYITCRHCRACRSGNDMHCPYGKFPGLDGTDGGYAEYLKTSAFSAIKIPKGVDIIPMAPLADAGITAYHAVKKIAPYLYPGSIVAVIGVGGLGHIGIQALKAITPARVIAIDINEEKIKLAKELGADEVIIAGKDGGISDILKLTDNVGVDVVIDFVGEHSTPQNALRMIRKGGIYSIVGYGGEFRNTTLDFINREIMVVGNLVGTYNELSELVTLYVQNKVKLKLKTFPLEEANNALEELNSGRILGRAVLVPG